Proteins encoded in a region of the Orcinus orca chromosome 8, mOrcOrc1.1, whole genome shotgun sequence genome:
- the SLC35C1 gene encoding GDP-fucose transporter 1 isoform X2, translated as MALMGTSDPSGEAEASHEKPFVLRALQIALVVSLYWVTSISMVFLNKYLLDSPSLQLDTPIFVTFYQCLVTALLCKGLSSLATCCPGTMDFPTLRLDLRVARSILPLSVVFIGMITFNNLCLKYVGVAFYNVGRSLTTVFNVLLSYLLLKQTTSFYALLTCTIIIGGFWLGVDQEGAEGTLSWMGTLFGVLASLCVSLNAIYTKKVLPAVDGSIWRLTFYNNVNACVLFLPLLLLLGELPALYNFPQLGSAHFWGMMTLGGLFGFAIGYVTGLQIKFTSPLTHNVSGTAKACAQTVLAVLYYEETKSFLWWMSNMMVLGGSSAYTWVRGWEMKKIQEEPRPKEDEKSNVEV; from the exons ATGGCACTGATGGGGACTTCCGACCCCTCCGGAGAGGCAGAGGCCAGCCACGAGAAGCCCTTTGTGCTGCGGGCACTGCAGATCGCTCTGGTAGTCTCTCTCTACTGGGTCACGTCCATCTCCATGGTGTTCCTTAACAAGTACCTACTGGATAGCCCCTCCCTACAGCTGGACACCCCCATCTTCGTCACCTTCTACCAGTGCCTGGTGACCGCGCTGCTGTGCAAGGGCCTCAGCTCACTGGCCACCTGCTGCCCTGGTACCATGGACTTCCCCACCCTGCGCCTGGACCTCAGGGTGGCCCGAAGCATCCTGCCCCTGTCGGTGGTCTTCATCGGCATGATCACCTTCAATAACCTCTGCCTCAAGTATGTGGGTGTGGCCTTCTACAACGTGGGTCGCTCACTCACCACCGTCTTCAACGTGCTGCTCTCCTACCTGCTGCTTAAGCAAACCACCTCCTTCTATGCCCTGCTCACCTGCACCATCATCATTG GTGGCTTCTGGCTTGGTGTGGACCAGGAGGGCGCAGAGGGTACCCTGTCTTGGATGGGCACCCTTTTTGGCGTGCTCGCAAGCCTCTGCGTCTCACTCAATGCCATCTACACCAAGAAGGTGCTCCCGGCGGTGGACGGCAGCATCTGGCGTCTGACCTTCTACAACAACGTCAACGCCTGCGTCCTCTTTCTGCCCCTGCTCCTGCTGCTGGGGGAGCTCCCAGCCCTCTACAACTTCCCCCAGCTGGGCAGCGCCCACTTCTGGGGCATGATGACGCTGGGCGGCCTGTTTGGCTTCGCCATCGGCTATGTAACAGGACTGCAGATCAAGTTCACCAGTCCCCTGACCCACAACGTGTCCGGCACAGCCAAAGCCTGTGCCCAGACGGTGCTGGCCGTCCTCTACTACGAGGAGACGAAGAGcttcctctggtggatgagcaaCATGATGGTGCTGGGTGGCTCCTCCGCCTACACCTGGGTCAGGGGCTGGGAGATGAAAAAGATTCAGGAGGAGCCCCGCCCCAAGGAGGACGAGAAGAGTAACGTGGAGGTGTGA
- the SLC35C1 gene encoding GDP-fucose transporter 1 isoform X1, with the protein MNRASLKRSKILHMALMGTSDPSGEAEASHEKPFVLRALQIALVVSLYWVTSISMVFLNKYLLDSPSLQLDTPIFVTFYQCLVTALLCKGLSSLATCCPGTMDFPTLRLDLRVARSILPLSVVFIGMITFNNLCLKYVGVAFYNVGRSLTTVFNVLLSYLLLKQTTSFYALLTCTIIIGGFWLGVDQEGAEGTLSWMGTLFGVLASLCVSLNAIYTKKVLPAVDGSIWRLTFYNNVNACVLFLPLLLLLGELPALYNFPQLGSAHFWGMMTLGGLFGFAIGYVTGLQIKFTSPLTHNVSGTAKACAQTVLAVLYYEETKSFLWWMSNMMVLGGSSAYTWVRGWEMKKIQEEPRPKEDEKSNVEV; encoded by the exons ATGAACAGGGCCTCTCTGAAGCGGTCAAAGATCCTGCACATGGCACTGATGGGGACTTCCGACCCCTCCGGAGAGGCAGAGGCCAGCCACGAGAAGCCCTTTGTGCTGCGGGCACTGCAGATCGCTCTGGTAGTCTCTCTCTACTGGGTCACGTCCATCTCCATGGTGTTCCTTAACAAGTACCTACTGGATAGCCCCTCCCTACAGCTGGACACCCCCATCTTCGTCACCTTCTACCAGTGCCTGGTGACCGCGCTGCTGTGCAAGGGCCTCAGCTCACTGGCCACCTGCTGCCCTGGTACCATGGACTTCCCCACCCTGCGCCTGGACCTCAGGGTGGCCCGAAGCATCCTGCCCCTGTCGGTGGTCTTCATCGGCATGATCACCTTCAATAACCTCTGCCTCAAGTATGTGGGTGTGGCCTTCTACAACGTGGGTCGCTCACTCACCACCGTCTTCAACGTGCTGCTCTCCTACCTGCTGCTTAAGCAAACCACCTCCTTCTATGCCCTGCTCACCTGCACCATCATCATTG GTGGCTTCTGGCTTGGTGTGGACCAGGAGGGCGCAGAGGGTACCCTGTCTTGGATGGGCACCCTTTTTGGCGTGCTCGCAAGCCTCTGCGTCTCACTCAATGCCATCTACACCAAGAAGGTGCTCCCGGCGGTGGACGGCAGCATCTGGCGTCTGACCTTCTACAACAACGTCAACGCCTGCGTCCTCTTTCTGCCCCTGCTCCTGCTGCTGGGGGAGCTCCCAGCCCTCTACAACTTCCCCCAGCTGGGCAGCGCCCACTTCTGGGGCATGATGACGCTGGGCGGCCTGTTTGGCTTCGCCATCGGCTATGTAACAGGACTGCAGATCAAGTTCACCAGTCCCCTGACCCACAACGTGTCCGGCACAGCCAAAGCCTGTGCCCAGACGGTGCTGGCCGTCCTCTACTACGAGGAGACGAAGAGcttcctctggtggatgagcaaCATGATGGTGCTGGGTGGCTCCTCCGCCTACACCTGGGTCAGGGGCTGGGAGATGAAAAAGATTCAGGAGGAGCCCCGCCCCAAGGAGGACGAGAAGAGTAACGTGGAGGTGTGA